The following proteins are co-located in the Bacteroidota bacterium genome:
- a CDS encoding PorP/SprF family type IX secretion system membrane protein, with protein sequence MKRISIFTVGVLAVFTASAQQLSDFTQYPSLNPIFNAAYTGTKGTVDARVNYRAQWMGFNDAPVQQTALVHSRLLKGMLGLGALVSNDVTGPSSRFTYGFMAAFHLRFPDVEFSAGIGLNFTKYNFNAANLTQHWTNDPAFAPGLNTFDKKRNPNAGLLLYNDRFHFGFSLMNMIQSKYNLGETVVRNENHYYFTFGYNFHGHPDFVWENNLFATIVKGLPITINYNLRLHIREKIIAGVAWRLRDAVALQAGMVFLNDYQFVYSYDLGISRLRGGHSGSHELTLGYRFDMNKRGGKYKNFDSFQKQKYNLF encoded by the coding sequence ATGAAACGAATTTCCATTTTCACTGTGGGCGTACTTGCCGTATTTACTGCTTCGGCCCAGCAACTTTCTGATTTTACACAATACCCGTCGCTCAACCCGATTTTCAATGCGGCTTACACCGGCACGAAGGGCACCGTTGATGCACGCGTAAATTATCGTGCACAATGGATGGGCTTTAATGATGCGCCCGTACAGCAAACCGCACTTGTACACAGCCGCCTGCTTAAAGGCATGCTGGGGTTGGGTGCGCTGGTAAGCAACGATGTAACCGGGCCTTCTTCACGCTTTACCTATGGCTTCATGGCCGCATTTCACCTGCGTTTTCCGGATGTGGAATTTTCGGCTGGCATCGGACTCAATTTTACAAAGTATAATTTCAACGCAGCAAATCTCACCCAGCACTGGACAAATGATCCGGCCTTTGCTCCCGGACTTAATACATTCGATAAAAAGAGAAACCCCAATGCGGGCTTACTGCTTTACAACGACCGGTTTCATTTCGGATTCAGTCTGATGAACATGATCCAGTCGAAATACAACCTGGGCGAAACGGTGGTGCGCAATGAAAATCATTATTACTTCACCTTCGGTTATAATTTTCACGGCCATCCTGATTTTGTGTGGGAGAATAATTTGTTTGCCACCATTGTAAAAGGACTTCCGATTACCATTAACTACAACCTGCGTTTACACATACGCGAAAAAATTATTGCCGGTGTGGCCTGGCGCCTGCGCGATGCGGTAGCCTTGCAGGCCGGAATGGTTTTTCTGAACGATTACCAGTTTGTGTATTCCTACGATCTGGGTATTTCGCGCCTGCGTGGCGGACACAGCGGCTCACATGAGCTTACGCTCGGCTACCGGTTTGATATGAATAAACGCGGCGGTAAGTACAAGAATTTCGACTCGTTTCAGAAGCAGAAGTACAATTTGTTCTGA
- a CDS encoding histone deacetylase: protein MMYVAWSPVYAHPLPAGHRFPMAKYELLPEQLVYEGTLKPANFFEPQPLHDADILLTHDADYLKRLHAQQLTPAEIRKTGFPLSPELVQREVTILHGSVEGALRALKHGVAFNVAGGTHHAYTNRGEGFCLLNDIATAANVLLHRKLARRILVVDLDVHQGNGTAAIFAGNKNVFTFSMHGEKNYPMHKEQSDLDIELPDGTGDAQYLKQLTQHLPRLIDTVEPDFIFYQAGVDILETDKLGRLAVSRNGCVQRDKFVFETCRKHKIPVAVSMGGGYSPQISDIVDAHANTYRTAMEIYF from the coding sequence ATGATGTACGTTGCCTGGTCGCCTGTGTATGCGCATCCGCTTCCTGCGGGGCATCGGTTTCCGATGGCCAAGTACGAATTGCTGCCCGAACAGCTTGTGTACGAAGGCACACTTAAACCGGCTAATTTCTTCGAGCCGCAGCCCTTGCACGATGCCGATATTCTGCTTACACATGATGCAGACTATCTTAAACGCCTGCATGCGCAGCAACTTACACCGGCCGAGATACGCAAAACAGGCTTCCCCCTCTCGCCGGAACTCGTGCAGCGCGAAGTCACCATTTTACATGGCTCCGTTGAAGGTGCATTGCGGGCCTTAAAGCATGGCGTGGCTTTTAACGTGGCCGGCGGCACACACCACGCCTACACCAACCGCGGCGAAGGCTTCTGCCTGCTCAACGACATTGCCACCGCCGCCAACGTACTGCTCCACCGCAAACTCGCACGCCGCATCCTCGTGGTCGATCTCGACGTGCATCAGGGCAACGGCACAGCTGCCATTTTTGCCGGAAACAAAAATGTATTCACCTTCAGCATGCACGGCGAAAAAAACTACCCCATGCACAAGGAACAGTCCGACCTCGACATAGAGCTCCCCGACGGCACCGGCGATGCGCAGTACCTTAAACAGCTTACGCAACACCTGCCACGTCTCATCGATACTGTGGAGCCTGACTTTATTTTCTATCAGGCCGGCGTTGACATACTGGAAACCGACAAACTGGGGCGCCTTGCTGTTAGCCGCAACGGCTGCGTACAACGCGATAAATTTGTATTTGAAACCTGCCGCAAACACAAAATCCCCGTGGCCGTGAGCATGGGCGGCGGCTATTCCCCGCAAATCAGCGATATTGTAGATGCCCATGCAAATACATACCGCACAGCAATGGAAATCTATTTTTAG
- a CDS encoding gliding motility-associated C-terminal domain-containing protein, with the protein MKYFLPLLAFLLFISGNSLRAQVTANAGPSYTMICPGNTFTLGGSPTATGGNAPYTYSWIPATGLNNATFANPVATPAAPTQYVVTVTDADGNSATDTIFVDINPIANAGAGNDTFVCVGGQVQIGLPANDAALAYNWAPAASLSSSSAPRPIASPTVTTTYTVSINSAGCTQVTNTILVTVQPLPTITVSPTVITILEGQTVVLTASGGAYYFWSPDTALSSVNTPSVTAEPTDTITYNLAGYTQFGCANYTSVTVNVIPNKEIYLYNSFSPNNDGINDLFYIGNIYKYPNSRLEVFDRTGQLVYSKGNYDNSWDGTNYGDRLPDATYYYVLDLGDGSPKIYDSVTIVR; encoded by the coding sequence GTGAAATATTTCCTTCCTCTGCTTGCCTTCCTGCTCTTTATCTCAGGCAATAGTCTCCGTGCACAGGTTACTGCCAATGCGGGTCCGTCTTATACCATGATTTGCCCGGGCAATACGTTCACCCTCGGCGGATCACCCACGGCTACCGGCGGCAATGCGCCCTACACCTACAGCTGGATACCCGCCACAGGCCTGAACAATGCCACCTTCGCAAATCCGGTGGCTACACCCGCTGCCCCCACGCAATATGTAGTCACGGTTACAGATGCCGATGGGAACAGTGCCACGGATACCATTTTTGTGGATATTAATCCTATTGCCAATGCCGGTGCAGGAAACGATACGTTTGTGTGTGTGGGCGGACAGGTGCAAATCGGCTTGCCTGCAAACGATGCGGCATTGGCCTACAACTGGGCGCCGGCTGCAAGCCTGAGCAGCAGCTCTGCGCCACGTCCCATCGCTTCTCCAACCGTAACCACTACTTACACGGTTTCAATCAATTCGGCAGGATGCACGCAGGTTACTAATACAATTCTTGTAACCGTGCAACCGCTTCCTACAATTACGGTTTCTCCTACGGTAATTACCATACTCGAAGGCCAGACTGTAGTCTTAACCGCCAGCGGAGGCGCTTATTACTTCTGGTCACCCGACACCGCACTCTCCAGTGTAAACACACCTTCCGTTACAGCCGAACCAACTGATACAATTACCTACAACCTGGCTGGTTATACCCAGTTTGGATGTGCTAATTATACATCAGTAACCGTGAATGTAATTCCCAACAAAGAAATTTACCTCTACAATTCGTTCTCGCCAAATAACGACGGCATTAACGATTTGTTTTACATCGGCAACATCTACAAATACCCCAACTCACGCCTCGAGGTATTTGACCGCACAGGACAATTAGTTTATTCGAAAGGGAATTATGACAATAGCTGGGACGGCACAAATTACGGCGACCGGTTGCCCGATGCCACTTACTATTATGTGCTTGATCTTGGCGACGGATCACCCAAAATTTATGATTCAGTAACCATTGTACGCTAA
- a CDS encoding AAA family ATPase codes for MQNKNLYIIAGCNGAGKTTASFTILPEIIKCREFVNADEIARGLSPFQPEKASFESGRIMLNRINDLLNSGESFAFETTLATRIYQKKIRIARDKGYAITLLFFWLSDIELAKERVKIRVSEGGHNIEPHVIERRYIHGINNLFELYLPIVDSALILDNSNWESELIACKLTSQKIIVVNHKKFSKFKSYHGHY; via the coding sequence ATGCAAAATAAGAACCTATATATCATTGCCGGATGTAACGGTGCAGGGAAAACCACAGCTTCATTTACTATTCTCCCAGAAATTATTAAATGCAGGGAGTTTGTCAATGCCGACGAAATTGCAAGAGGATTATCACCCTTTCAGCCCGAAAAGGCATCATTCGAATCCGGGCGAATAATGTTGAACAGAATTAATGACTTGCTGAATAGCGGTGAGAGTTTTGCCTTTGAAACCACATTAGCGACAAGGATTTACCAAAAAAAAATTCGGATTGCTAGAGATAAGGGATATGCTATAACATTACTCTTTTTCTGGTTGTCGGATATAGAATTGGCAAAAGAGCGAGTAAAAATCAGAGTATCAGAGGGAGGTCATAATATTGAACCTCACGTAATTGAAAGGCGTTATATTCATGGAATTAATAATCTTTTTGAATTATATTTGCCTATTGTTGATAGCGCACTTATCTTAGATAACTCAAACTGGGAAAGTGAGTTAATTGCTTGTAAATTAACAAGTCAGAAAATAATTGTTGTCAATCATAAAAAATTCTCAAAATTTAAATCTTATCATGGCCACTATTGA